Within the Solwaraspora sp. WMMA2056 genome, the region GACGTCGAACCCGGCGAACCGCAGGCTGGCGGAGAGCAGCTCGAGGATGTTCGGGTCGTCCTCGACGACGAGCAGTCTCGCCTCGGTCTGCGGTGCGCTCATGAGCGCATCATCCCCGACCGGCCTGGATCTGGCCTGCAGGACGGCTGACAATCAGCTGTGAACCAGCTCGGCGCCGCGCCGGCAGGTCCACGCCGCGTCAGCCGACCAGGTCCAGGTCCGCGCGGTCCGGGCGGCCGACGCGGTCGGACAACCGGGCAAGGGTACGCCGGTGCGGCGCCCGCTGCGGCGGCACCGGCGCGGCCACCTCGACGGTGACGGCCAGACCGCGCAGTCCCAGCACCCGCCGGACCGACGGCCACAGCGCCTCGTCGCCGATGAACGCCGCCACGCTGGTCGGCACCGGGTCATCGGCGGCCGGCCCGGCCGCACCGACCAGGTGGTACGTCAACCCGACCGGCACCACCGGCACCCCGGCGTCGAGCGCCGCCTGGAACAGCGCCGGCCGGAACGGCATCACCGACGCCGTACCGGCACTGCACCTGCCGCCGCCCGAGGCGGCGCCGCCAGCCAAGGTCAGACCGGTGGTCCCGCAGGTCGTGGTGGCCTGTGGGAAGACCGCGACCTGCCCGCCGCAGCGCAGTACGGCACCAACGGCGGCGACGGTGTCCGGCAGGGTCCGGGGGCGCTCCCGGTCGATGAAGATGGTCCCACCGGCGCGGGCCAGCGCGCCGACGACCGGCCACCGCCGGACCTCGACCTTGGCCAGCATCCGGGCCGGGGACACCGCGAGGATTGCCAGGGTGTCCAGCCAGGAGACGTGGTTGACGGCCAGCAGCGCCGCCGTACGGGGTCGGGCGCCGACCAGCCGCAGCCGCACGCCGAGCGCCCGCAGCAGGCCCCGCGCCCACCAGGTGCCGACGGTCGGCCGCCACCGTCGGGGCGACACCGGCAGCCAGAGCAGCAGGGCACCACCGACGGCAAGCATGGCGAGGACCCCGGCCAGCCGGACGGCCCGACGGGGCACACCGGCGGCGGGCACCGAGCGCGGCGGCGGCAGGCAGCCGTGGCCACAACCGGAACGGGGCCGCCAGAACGTGCCCGGGCCGCTCACCGTGACTCCAGGAAGTGCCGCAGGTAGCGGGGGTCCATCCGGTCCAGCGACAGCAGCACGTACAGGTCGGCGACGCCGAACACCGGGTCGTGGGCCGGTTCGCCGCAGACCCAGGCACCCAGACGCAGGTAGCCGCGCAGCAGCGGCGGCATGACGGTACGGGGTCCCCGGGCCGGCGCCGACGCAAGCGCCGCCGCGGCACCCGCCGGGGCCGTCACCCGTACCGTCGCGGGTTCGGTTTCGGCGAGCCACGGTCGGCGCGGCCGTACCCGCAGCAACGGCGGGCTGAGATGGGCACCGCGGACCTCCCGCCAGACGGCGTGCGCGGCCAGGCCGCCGTCGGCCAGCGGCACCGAGGCGCAGCCACCCAGCCAGCGCAGGTTGCGCGACCGCAGGTAGCGGGCGATCCCGGACCAGATCAGGTTGATCACCGCGCCACCCCGGTGGTCGGGGTGTACGCAGGACCGGCCGGCCTCGACCAGATGGTCGTCGAGCAGCCGCAGCGGCCGGGTGTCGAACTCGGCGTCGGCGTAGCGGCGGCCGAGTAGCCGGGCCCGGTCCGGCGGCAGCAGCCGGTACGTGCCGACCACCGCCCCGGTACGGGTGTGCCGCACGACGAGGTGGTCGCAGTGGTCGTCGAACTCGTCGACGTCACGGTCGGGGTGCGTGCCGACCGACCCGGCACCGAACTCGGCGGTGAACACCTGGTGCCGCAGTCGTTGCGCGGCGGCGACCTGTTCGGCGTCCTCGGCGAGGGAAACGGTGTATTCGCTGGTGGCGACGGGTGCGGTGGCAGTCGACAACAGTGCCATGAGATCTGTGTAAGGGGTGCCGGAACCGGCGGCGTGTCGCCAGCGGATGGCAGCGGTGTCGATCCGGTGAACGCCGGTGGCGGCCGGCTGCGAGGATGGGCCGGTGATCGTCCCTGCCCGGTTCAACGGGCCGCCCGACTCGGCCAACGGCGGGTACGCCGCCGGGCTGGTGGCGCAGGTGGTGCTGGGTGCCGACCCGGCGACGGTGGTCGCCGACCGCGCCGTCCGGGTGACGTTGCGCCGGCCGCCACCGCTGCAGACCGAGTTGCGGGTCGATGCCGACGCGACCACCGGTGCGGTGCGGGTGACCGCCGGTCCACCGGCCGGCGCGGTGCTCGTCGCCGAGGCCGAACCCGTGGTCGGATCCGACCCGTCGACCGGGCCGCTGCCGCCGCCGGTCGACCTCGCCGCCGCCGAGGCGGCGAGTACGGCGTACCCCGGTTTCGTCGCGCACCCGTTCCCCAGCTGCTACGTCTGCGGCCCGCAGCACGCCGACGGGCTGCGGATCTTCCCCGGCCCGACCGGTCCCGGCCGCACCGCCGCACCGTTCGTCGTGCCGGCCGACCGTACGGTGCCGACGGTGTGGGCGGCACTGGACTGCCCCGGTGGCTGGACGGTGCTCGCGCCGGGTCGGCCGTACCTGCTGGGGCGGATGAGCGCGACGGTGGCCGCGCTGCCCGACGCCGGCGCGCGGTGCGTCGTGGTCGGCGAACTGGTCACGACCAGCGGTCGCAAGGCCGAGGTCCGCACCGCGCTGTACGACCCGGCGGGTCGACTGCTCGCGGCGGCGCAGGCCACCTGGATCGCGGTGGCGGCCGGCGGGGTGGGCGAGCCGGTTTGACCTGACCCGGCGCAGCCGTGACGCTGAGCGACGCCGACCCGGACCGGGGTGTCCGGGCGGCATCACGATGGAAGGAGCCAGATGTCGGACGGACGCATCGTCGTCTCCGGGCTGACAAAGCAGTACCGCACCGTGCGGGCGGTCGACAACCTGTCGTTCACCGTGGAGCCCGGTCGGGTGACCGGGTTCCTCGGACCCAACGGCGCGGGTAAGACGACCACGCTGCGGATGCTGCTCAATCTGGTCACCGCGACCAGCGGTACGGCGACGATCGACGGTCAGCGCTACGCCGACCTGTCGGAGCCGCTGCGCCACGTCGGTGCCGTGCTGGAGGCCTCCAGCGCGCACAAGGGCCGGACCGGGATCAACCACCTGCGGGTCATCTGCGCGGCGGCCGGGCTGCCCCGCGAGCGGGCCGCGCAGACCCTGGCGATGGTCGGGCTGGAGCCGGCGGCCAAGCGCAAGTTCAAAGGCTATTCCCTAGGGATGCGCCAGCGGTTGGGCATCGCCGCGGCGATGCTCGGCGACCCGAAGGTGCTGATCCTCGACGAGCCGGCCAACGGGCTCGACCCGGAGGGCATCCGGTGGATGCGCGATCTGCTCAAGTCGTTCGCGGCACAGGGTCGTACGGTGCTGGTCTCCAGTCACCTGCTGGCCGAGATGCAGCTGCTCGCCGACGACGTGGTGATCATCGCCGCCGGTCGGCTGGTCCGGCACGGCCCGGTCGCCGAGGTGATGGCGTCGATGTCCGGTGCGGCGGCCGTCCGGGTCCGTACCCCGCACGCCGACCGGTTGACCCCGGCACTGACCAAGGCCAGCGCCACGGTGACGCCGACGCCGGACGGCGCGCTGCTGGTCACCGGGGTGGACGCGCCGACTGTCGGGCGTACCGCGCTGGCCGAGGGCGTGGAGTTGCACGAGCTGACTACCGAACGGCCCGACCTGGAGCGGGTCTTCCTGGAACTGACCAGCGCGAAGGCGGCCATCCGATGAACCTGGTACGGAGTGAGCTACTGAAGATCGGCACCACCAGCACCTGGTGGATCTTCGGCCTGATCTCGCTGCCGCTGTGGGGGCTGACCCTGCTGGTCAACTACGTGCAGACGACCATCCTCGCCGACCCGGCCAACCGCGCGCAGGTGACCGGCGACAACGCCGAGGTCCTGGAGGCGGTCAGCGACGGGCCGGTGCTGGCCGCCAACCTCTACACCAACGGTCAGTTCTTCGGGCTGTTGATCGTGATGCTGCTCGGCGTGATCGTGGTGACCAACGAGTACTTCCACCAGACCGCGACGACCACCTTCCTGACCAGCCCACGCCGTACCGAGGTGATCCTGGCGAAGCTGGCCGCCGCGTCCCTGCTCGGGCTGCTGTTCTGGCTGGTCACCACGGTGATGAACCTGATCGTCGGCGCGCTGCTGCTCAACGTCCTCGACGTGGGCACGCAACTGGGCACCGGCACCGTCTGGGAGGCGGTCGGGCTGAACGCGCTGGCGTACCTGCTGTGGGCCAACTTCGGGGTCGGGTTCGGGGTGCTGATCCGCAGCCAGCTCGGTGCCACGGTCTCGGCGATCCTGCTCTACCTGGGCGGCTACCTGGGCGCGGCGATCATCCTGACCACCCTCGCCGCCCGGTTCGGCGACTGGATCAACGACCTGCAGCTGCTGGTGCCGTCGCTGGCCTCGCAGTTGATGGTCGCCGGGACCGACCTGCCCGGCAGCCCGCCCCGTTGGGCGGGCGCGCTGATATTGATCGGTTACGCGCTGTTGACCGGCATCGTCGGCACAATGATCACCCGGCGGCGCGACATCTCCTGATCCGGCCGGGCGAGCCGCGACGCACCACGGTGTGCTCGCCCGGTGCAGCAGGTCCGACCTGCGTCGCGGCTGTCCCGACGGGCTGTCGGGACAGCCGCGACAGCAGGGACCAGCGCTGTGAAAAGTGACACGAGCCGCGTGCGACAATGCCGCCCGTCGTGGTACGGCGTAGCCTGGAAGCCGTCTTCGACCAGCGCCCCCAGCCAGGTGGCGTCCCCGCGTGACAACCGACCCGCGTGAAAGAGGCGATTACCGGCCGTGTCGACCCAGCAGACTTCGCAGAACAATCCGCTGGCGGGTTTCGGCCCGAACGAGTGGATCGTCGATGAGATGTACCAGAAGTATCTCACCGATCCCGGCAGTGTCGATCCCGCTTGGCACGACTTCTTCGCCGATTACGACCGGGCGCGGCCCGCCTCACCGACCGAGGCGACCGCCGCCACCGCCACCGCCACGGCGGCGCGGGCCGGCACCGACGCTCCGGCCGCCCAACGGTCGGTCGATCGGCCCGACACCGGCACCGACCGACCGGCGGCCCCGGCGGCCACCGGTGGCCGCAGCGGTTCGGCTGCCAAGGCCGCCGGCGCCGCCCGCACCGACACGTCGAGCACCCCGGCGGCCCCGGCCAAGGGCGCGACGAAGGGCACCGAGAAGGCGCCGGCCCGGGCCACCACCACCGCGACGAAGTCCACCGCCAAGGCCGCCCCGGCGAAGGGCGCCGGCACGAAGGGCGCCACCGCTGACCCGGCTGCCGGGGCCGGCGGCAGCCGGCAGACGCCGCTGCGCGGTGTCGCCGCCCGGATCGTGCAGAACATGGACGCGTCGCTCACGGTGCCGACCGCGACGAGCGTCCGCGCCGTCCCGGCGAAGCTGCTGGTCGACAACCGGATCGTGATCAACAACCACCTGGCGCGGGGCCGCGGTGGCAAGGTCAGCTTCACCCACCTGATCGGGTACGCGCTGGTCCGTGCGCTGGCCGAGCACCCGGAGCTGAACAACTCGTTCGCCGAGGTCGACGGCAAGCCGCACATGGTCGCCCCGGAGCACGTCAACCTCGGCATCGCCATCGACCTGGCCAAGCCGGACGGCTCCCGTACCCTCGTGGTGCCGTCGATCAAGGCCTGCGAGCAGATGGACTTCCGGCAGTTCTGGCAGGCGTACGAGGACGTGATCCGCCGCGCCCGCCGCAACGAGCTGACCATGGAGGACTACGGCGGCACCACGATCTCGCTGACCAACCCCGGCGGGATCGGCACCGTGCACTCCCAGCCCCGGCTGATGACCGGCCAGGGCGCGATCATCGGGGTCGGCGCCATGGAGTACCCGGCACCGTACGCCGGGATGTCCTCCGAGACCCTCGCCGACCTCGCCGTCAGCAAGGTCATCACGCTGACCAGCACCTACGACCACCGGATCATCCAGGGTGCGCAGTCCGGCGAGTTCCTCAAGGTCATGCACGAGCTGATCCTCGGTGAGCACGGCTTCTACGACCAGATCTTCACCTCGCTGCGCATCCCGTACGAGCCGGTGCGCTGGATGCGCGACGTGGCGGTCAGCTCCGAGGGGCAGATCAACAAGACCGCCCGGGTCAACGAGCTGATCCACGCCTACCGGGTGCGCGGGCATCTGATGGCCGACACCGACCCGCTCGAGTTCAAGATCCGCAAGCACCCGGACCTGGACGTCCTGCAGCACGGCCTGACCCTGTGGGACCTGGACCGGACCTTCCCGGTGGACGGGTTCGCCGGCAAGCAGCGGATGATGCTGCGGCAGATCCTCGGGGTGCTGCGCGACTCGTACTGCCGCCGGGTCGGCGTCGAGTACATGCACATCCAGGATCCGGAGGAGCGCCGCTGGATCCAGGAACGCATCGAACGTGGCTACGAGAAGCCCGACGCCGGCGAGCAGAAGCACATCCTCAACCGGCTCAACGCGGCCGAGGCGTTCGAGACCTTCCTGCAGACCAAGTACGTCGGCCAGAAGCGGTTCTCGCTCGAGGGCGGCGAGTCGCTGATCCCGTTGCTGGACGAGATCCTGCAGTCCTCGGCCCGGGCCGACCTCGACGAGGTCGTGATCGGCATGGCCCACCGGGGTCGGCTCAACGTGCTGGCCAACATCGTCGGCAAGCCGTACGAGAAGATCTTCTCCGAGTTCGAGGGGCACCTCGACCCGAAGTCCACCCAGGGCTCCGGCGACGTGAAGTACCACCTCGGCCAGGTCGGCAAGTTCACCACCCCGGACGGCGAGCACGGCATCACCGTCTCGGTGACCGCCAACCCGTCGCACCTGGAGGCGGTCGACCCGGTGCTGGAGGGCATCGTGCGGGCCAAGCAGGACCGCATCGACCTCAAGCTGGAGGGCTACACCGTCCTGCCGCTGCTGGTGCACGGTGACGCGGCGTTCGCCGGGCAGGGTGTGGTCGCCGAGACGCTCAACCTGTCGCAGCTGCGCGGCTACCGTACCGGCGGTTCGGTGCACGTCGTGGTCAACAACCAGGTCGGGTTCACCACCGCGCCGGAGTACAGCCGTTCGTCGCTGTACAGCACCGACGTGGCCCGGATGATCCAGGCGCCGATCTTCCACGTCAACGGCGACGACCCGGAGGCGGTGGTCCGGGTCGCCCGGCTCGCCTTCGAGTACCGCCAGGCGTTCAACAAGGACGTCGTGATCGACCTGGTCTGCTACCGGCGGCGCGGCCACAACGAGGGCGACGACCCGTCGATGACCAACCCGCTGATGTACGCGATCATCGACTCCAAGCGCAGCGTCCGCAAGCTCTACACCGAGGAGCTGATCGGTCGCGGTGACATCACCGTCACCGACGCCGAGGAGCTGCTGCGTGACTACCAGACGCAGCTGGAGCAGGTCTTCAAGGCCACCCGTGACGCCGCCGCGTCGGCCACCAGCCGGATGCCCGCCCGCCAGCCGGAGCCGGAGCCGGAGGTGGCGACCGCCGTCGACGCCGCCGCGATCGCCGCCGTCGGCGAGGCCCACGTCGACCTGCCGGAGGGGTTCACCCCGCACAAGCGGATCCAGCAGTTGCTGGAGCGGCGGGCCAAGATGGCGGTCTCCGGCGACATCGACTGGGGTTTCGGCGAGATCCTCGCCTTCGGCACCCTGCTCGCCGACGGGGTCACCGTCCGGCTCGCCGGCCAGGACTCCCGCCGGGGCACCTTCGTGCAGCGGCACGCGTCGGTGGTCGACGCCCGCACCGGCAACGACTACCTGCCGTTGGCCAGTCTGGTCACCGACGAGTCCCGCTTCTTCGTGCACGACTCCCTGCTCAGCGAGTACGCGGCGATGGGCTTCGAGTACGGCTACTCGGTGGAGAACCCGGAAGCGCTGGTGCTCTGGGAGGCGCAGTTCGGCGACTTCGTCAACGGGGCGCAGTCCATCGTCGACGAGTTCGTCTCCTCCGGTGAGGTCAAGTGGGGGCAACGCTCGGCGCTGACCCTGCTGCTGCCGCACGGCCACGAGGGGCAGGGCCCGGACCACACCTCCGGCCGCCCCGAGCGCTACCTGCAACTGTGCGCCGAGGACAACATGCGGGTGGCGATCCCGTCCACCCCGGCGAACTACTTCCACCTGCTGCGGCGGCAGGCGCTGTCACCCAAGCGCAAGCCGCTGGTCGTGTTCACCCCGAAGTCGCTGCTGCGGCACAAGCTCTGTGTCTCCAGCGTCGCCGACTTCACCACCGGCACCTTCCAGCCGGTGCTGCCCGACCCGGTGGCCGCCAGCCGGCCGGAGGCGATCAAGCGGGTGCTGCTCTGCTCCGGCAAGGTCTACTACGACCTGTTGGCAGCCCGGGCCGAACGGCACGCGGTCACCGGCGGCAACGGTCAGCTCGACACCGACACCGCGATCATCCGGGTGGAGCAGTTGTACCCGCTGCCGGTGGAGCAGCTACGGGCCACGTTGGCGGCGCTGCCGAACGCCGAGGACTTCGCCTGGGTGCAGGAGGAGCCGGCCAACCAGGGCGCCTGGTCGTTCGTGGCGCTCAACCTGTTGGAGCACCTCGACGGCGTACGGCTGCGGCGGATCTCCCGCCCGGCGGCGGCGGCACCGGCGGTCGGCTCGACCAAGCTGCACGACGTGGAGCAGGCGGCGTTGATCGACGCCGCGCTGCCGCGCCGCTGACCACCGGGGAGGCGGCATGTACTTCACCGACCGGGGCATCGAGGAACTGGCGCAGCGCCGTGGCGAGGAGGAGGTCGCGCTGACCTGGCTGGCCGAGCGGCTGCGCGACTTCGTCGACCTGCACCCGGAGTTCGAAACGCCGATCGAGCGGTTCGCCACCTGGCTGGCCCGTCTCGACGACGAGGACGAGTAGTCAGCGACGAGACCGGATGATCAACATCTGACGGTGGTCCCACCCGGGCCGGGACCAAGGTCACCAGACTCCGACCGCCTCCGCCTTGTACGTTGGGGCGGTGGCGCGAAGTGTCTACGTGGCCGGTCTCGGCCCCGGTGGTGGCAAGTCCACCGTCGCGCTCGGCCTGGCCGAGCTGTTGTCCCGTCGGGTCGAGCGGATCGGGGTGTTCCGTCCGCTGGTCGCCGGCTCCGGCCCGGACGCGACGCTGAGCCTGCTGCGTGAGCGGTACCGCATCGACCTGCCCGACGAGCAGCTCTACGGGGCCAGCTACGCCGAAGCCGCCGGGCTGGTCGCCGACGGCCGCCGCGAGGAGCTGATCTCGCGGATCGTCGGCCGCTACCGGGAGCTGGAGCGGCGCTGCGCGGCGGTGCTGGTGGTCGGCAGCGACTTCGACGACACCGGTGACAACGGCGGACTCCCCCGCGAGCTGGCCTTCAACGCACGGCTGGCCACCGAGTTCGGCAGCGTGGTGGTGGCCGTCGTGGACGGCATCCACCGCGACGGTGCCGAGGTCGCCGGCGCGGTACGCAGCGCGTACCACTCGCTGACCGAGCTCGGCACGACGGTGCTGGCGGTGATCGCCAACCGGGTCGGTGCCGAGGTGAACGCGCCGGCGTTGCCGGTGCCGACGTACGTCATCCCGGAGGTCCCGGCGGTGTCGGCGCCGACGGTGGCCGAGGTCGCCGCCGCACTCGACGCCAGTGTGCTGGCCGGCGACGAGACCGCGACCAGCCGCGACGTGCTGGACTTCGTGGTCGGCGCGGCGCACGTGCCGGTGCTGCTGGACCATCTCGTCGAGGGTGCCCTGGTGATCACCCCCGGGGACCGGGCGGATCTGCTGGTCGCGGTCAGCGCGGCGCACGCCGCCGGGCTGGTCTCCCTGGCCGGGATCGCGTTGACCCTCGGCGAGCAGCCGGACCCGCGGGCGATGCGGCTGGTGGAGCGGCTCGGGACGAACCTGGCCGTGCTGTCGGTGCCGGCGGACAGCTTCCACGCCGTCGCCGCCGCCGGGCGGATCTCGGCGCGGCCCAGCGCCGCGAACCCGCGCAAGGTCGAGGCCGCACTCGGCGCCTTCGAGTCCAGCGTGGACAGCGCCGAGCTGGCCCGCCGGCTCGACGTGACCCGCTCCCCCCGGGTCACCCCGATGATGTTCGAGTACGCGCTGATCGACCGGGCCCGCGCCGACCGGCGACGGCTGGTGCTACCGGAGGGCACCGACGAACGGATCCTGCGGGCCACCGAGATCCTGCTGCGCCGGGGCGTCGCCGACCTGACCCTGCTCGGCAACCCCGACGACATCGCCCGGCGGGCCCGCGAACTCGGCGTACAGGTCGACGCGGCGCGGGTCGTCGACCCGGCGACCAGCCCGTGGCGCGACGACTTCGCCGCCCGGTACGCGCAGCTGCGTCGGCACAAGGGGGTCACCCTTGAGCTGGCGCACGACGTGATCGGCGACGTCAACTACTTCGGCACCATGATGGTGCACACCGGGCACGTCGACGGCATGGTCTCCGGGGCGACCCACACCACCGCCGCCACGATCCGCCCCGCGTTCGAGATCATCAAGACGCTGCCGGAGGTCTCGGTCGCCTCCAGCGTCTTCTTCATGCTGCTCGCCGACCGGGTGCTGGTCTACGGCGACTGCGCGGTCAACCCGGACCCGGACGCCGAGCAACTGGCCGACATCGCGGTCAGCTCGGCGCAGACCGCAGCCCGGTTCGGCATCGAGCCGAGGGTCGCGATGCTGTCCTACTCCACCGGCACGTCCGGCAGTGGCGACGACGTCCGGAAGGTGGCCGCCGCCACCGACCTGGTCCGCAAACGGTGCCCGGACCTGCTGGTGGAGGGGCCGATCCAGTACGACGCGGCGATCGACCCGACCGTCGCCGCCACCAAACTGCCCGGCAGCGAGGTCGCCGGCCGGGCCACCGTCTTCGTCTTCCCCGACCTGAACACCGGCAACAACACCTACAAGGCGGTGCAGCGCTCGGCCGGCGCGGTCGCCGTCGGCCCGGTCATGCAGGGTCTGCGGCGGCCGGTCAACGATCTGTCCCGGGGCGCCACCGTGGCCGATATCGTCAACACCGTGGCGATCACCGCGATCCAGGCCGCCGCGCGATGAGCGGCCCCAGCCGAGTCCTGGTCCTCAACTGCGGTTCGTCGTCGCTGAAGTACCAGCTCTTCGACGGCGAGCAGGTGGTCGACAAGGGCGTCGTCGAACGGATCGGCGAGGCCGGCGGCGGGCCGGCCGACCATGCCGAGGCGCTACGGACGATGGCGCAGCGGACCGACCTGACCGGGCTCGCCGGGGTCGGGCACCGGGTGGTGCACGGCGGCGTCCGGTTCGCCGAGCCGACTTTGATCACCGACCAGGTGGTCGACGAGATTGAGCGGCTGGTGCCGCTGGCCCCGCTGCACAATCCGGCCAACCTGACCGGCATCGCCCAGGCCCGCCGGCTGCTGCCGGACGTACCGCAGGTCGCGGTCTTCGACACCGCCTTCCACCGCACGCTGCCGCCGGAGCAGGCCAACTACGCGATCGACGCCGACACCGCACAGCGGTACGGCATCCGCCGGTACGGGTTCCACGGCACCTCACACGCGTACGTGTCCCGCCGTACCGCCGCCCTGCTCGGTCGGGATCCGGCCGAGGTCCAGGTGATCACCCT harbors:
- a CDS encoding lysophospholipid acyltransferase family protein — encoded protein: MSGPGTFWRPRSGCGHGCLPPPRSVPAAGVPRRAVRLAGVLAMLAVGGALLLWLPVSPRRWRPTVGTWWARGLLRALGVRLRLVGARPRTAALLAVNHVSWLDTLAILAVSPARMLAKVEVRRWPVVGALARAGGTIFIDRERPRTLPDTVAAVGAVLRCGGQVAVFPQATTTCGTTGLTLAGGAASGGGRCSAGTASVMPFRPALFQAALDAGVPVVPVGLTYHLVGAAGPAADDPVPTSVAAFIGDEALWPSVRRVLGLRGLAVTVEVAAPVPPQRAPHRRTLARLSDRVGRPDRADLDLVG
- a CDS encoding GNAT family N-acyltransferase — translated: MSTATAPVATSEYTVSLAEDAEQVAAAQRLRHQVFTAEFGAGSVGTHPDRDVDEFDDHCDHLVVRHTRTGAVVGTYRLLPPDRARLLGRRYADAEFDTRPLRLLDDHLVEAGRSCVHPDHRGGAVINLIWSGIARYLRSRNLRWLGGCASVPLADGGLAAHAVWREVRGAHLSPPLLRVRPRRPWLAETEPATVRVTAPAGAAAALASAPARGPRTVMPPLLRGYLRLGAWVCGEPAHDPVFGVADLYVLLSLDRMDPRYLRHFLESR
- the pta gene encoding phosphate acetyltransferase; amino-acid sequence: MARSVYVAGLGPGGGKSTVALGLAELLSRRVERIGVFRPLVAGSGPDATLSLLRERYRIDLPDEQLYGASYAEAAGLVADGRREELISRIVGRYRELERRCAAVLVVGSDFDDTGDNGGLPRELAFNARLATEFGSVVVAVVDGIHRDGAEVAGAVRSAYHSLTELGTTVLAVIANRVGAEVNAPALPVPTYVIPEVPAVSAPTVAEVAAALDASVLAGDETATSRDVLDFVVGAAHVPVLLDHLVEGALVITPGDRADLLVAVSAAHAAGLVSLAGIALTLGEQPDPRAMRLVERLGTNLAVLSVPADSFHAVAAAGRISARPSAANPRKVEAALGAFESSVDSAELARRLDVTRSPRVTPMMFEYALIDRARADRRRLVLPEGTDERILRATEILLRRGVADLTLLGNPDDIARRARELGVQVDAARVVDPATSPWRDDFAARYAQLRRHKGVTLELAHDVIGDVNYFGTMMVHTGHVDGMVSGATHTTAATIRPAFEIIKTLPEVSVASSVFFMLLADRVLVYGDCAVNPDPDAEQLADIAVSSAQTAARFGIEPRVAMLSYSTGTSGSGDDVRKVAAATDLVRKRCPDLLVEGPIQYDAAIDPTVAATKLPGSEVAGRATVFVFPDLNTGNNTYKAVQRSAGAVAVGPVMQGLRRPVNDLSRGATVADIVNTVAITAIQAAAR
- a CDS encoding ABC transporter permease subunit, coding for MNLVRSELLKIGTTSTWWIFGLISLPLWGLTLLVNYVQTTILADPANRAQVTGDNAEVLEAVSDGPVLAANLYTNGQFFGLLIVMLLGVIVVTNEYFHQTATTTFLTSPRRTEVILAKLAAASLLGLLFWLVTTVMNLIVGALLLNVLDVGTQLGTGTVWEAVGLNALAYLLWANFGVGFGVLIRSQLGATVSAILLYLGGYLGAAIILTTLAARFGDWINDLQLLVPSLASQLMVAGTDLPGSPPRWAGALILIGYALLTGIVGTMITRRRDIS
- a CDS encoding multifunctional oxoglutarate decarboxylase/oxoglutarate dehydrogenase thiamine pyrophosphate-binding subunit/dihydrolipoyllysine-residue succinyltransferase subunit → MSTQQTSQNNPLAGFGPNEWIVDEMYQKYLTDPGSVDPAWHDFFADYDRARPASPTEATAATATATAARAGTDAPAAQRSVDRPDTGTDRPAAPAATGGRSGSAAKAAGAARTDTSSTPAAPAKGATKGTEKAPARATTTATKSTAKAAPAKGAGTKGATADPAAGAGGSRQTPLRGVAARIVQNMDASLTVPTATSVRAVPAKLLVDNRIVINNHLARGRGGKVSFTHLIGYALVRALAEHPELNNSFAEVDGKPHMVAPEHVNLGIAIDLAKPDGSRTLVVPSIKACEQMDFRQFWQAYEDVIRRARRNELTMEDYGGTTISLTNPGGIGTVHSQPRLMTGQGAIIGVGAMEYPAPYAGMSSETLADLAVSKVITLTSTYDHRIIQGAQSGEFLKVMHELILGEHGFYDQIFTSLRIPYEPVRWMRDVAVSSEGQINKTARVNELIHAYRVRGHLMADTDPLEFKIRKHPDLDVLQHGLTLWDLDRTFPVDGFAGKQRMMLRQILGVLRDSYCRRVGVEYMHIQDPEERRWIQERIERGYEKPDAGEQKHILNRLNAAEAFETFLQTKYVGQKRFSLEGGESLIPLLDEILQSSARADLDEVVIGMAHRGRLNVLANIVGKPYEKIFSEFEGHLDPKSTQGSGDVKYHLGQVGKFTTPDGEHGITVSVTANPSHLEAVDPVLEGIVRAKQDRIDLKLEGYTVLPLLVHGDAAFAGQGVVAETLNLSQLRGYRTGGSVHVVVNNQVGFTTAPEYSRSSLYSTDVARMIQAPIFHVNGDDPEAVVRVARLAFEYRQAFNKDVVIDLVCYRRRGHNEGDDPSMTNPLMYAIIDSKRSVRKLYTEELIGRGDITVTDAEELLRDYQTQLEQVFKATRDAAASATSRMPARQPEPEPEVATAVDAAAIAAVGEAHVDLPEGFTPHKRIQQLLERRAKMAVSGDIDWGFGEILAFGTLLADGVTVRLAGQDSRRGTFVQRHASVVDARTGNDYLPLASLVTDESRFFVHDSLLSEYAAMGFEYGYSVENPEALVLWEAQFGDFVNGAQSIVDEFVSSGEVKWGQRSALTLLLPHGHEGQGPDHTSGRPERYLQLCAEDNMRVAIPSTPANYFHLLRRQALSPKRKPLVVFTPKSLLRHKLCVSSVADFTTGTFQPVLPDPVAASRPEAIKRVLLCSGKVYYDLLAARAERHAVTGGNGQLDTDTAIIRVEQLYPLPVEQLRATLAALPNAEDFAWVQEEPANQGAWSFVALNLLEHLDGVRLRRISRPAAAAPAVGSTKLHDVEQAALIDAALPRR
- a CDS encoding ABC transporter ATP-binding protein → MSDGRIVVSGLTKQYRTVRAVDNLSFTVEPGRVTGFLGPNGAGKTTTLRMLLNLVTATSGTATIDGQRYADLSEPLRHVGAVLEASSAHKGRTGINHLRVICAAAGLPRERAAQTLAMVGLEPAAKRKFKGYSLGMRQRLGIAAAMLGDPKVLILDEPANGLDPEGIRWMRDLLKSFAAQGRTVLVSSHLLAEMQLLADDVVIIAAGRLVRHGPVAEVMASMSGAAAVRVRTPHADRLTPALTKASATVTPTPDGALLVTGVDAPTVGRTALAEGVELHELTTERPDLERVFLELTSAKAAIR
- a CDS encoding DUF6104 family protein, translated to MYFTDRGIEELAQRRGEEEVALTWLAERLRDFVDLHPEFETPIERFATWLARLDDEDE